The Streptomyces sp. NBC_00691 genome has a segment encoding these proteins:
- a CDS encoding sirohydrochlorin chelatase yields MTRDLVLAVHGSTAPEAGATIARLADSVRGLTGAPVAVGHLDHQSPSLPSVLADRPGAVVVPLLLGDGYHRTVDIPAVARRFDCAVTRGLSGEHAVALALYDRLRAAERAAGGPADAVVVAGAGSSRPGGGDGTLAAVRQLGLLLPVPVTAAYCSASTPAPAEAVALLHARGFRRVAVATHLLAPGRFTRALAAVPGTWAVAAPIADHTRVARLVGARYAGAGAGTEGRGWRHVRSPRRLRARPDSRGM; encoded by the coding sequence ATGACGCGCGACCTGGTCCTCGCCGTGCACGGCAGCACCGCGCCCGAGGCCGGCGCGACGATCGCGCGGCTCGCGGACTCCGTGCGCGGACTGACCGGCGCGCCCGTCGCCGTCGGACACCTCGACCACCAGTCGCCCTCCCTTCCGTCCGTCCTCGCGGACCGGCCCGGTGCGGTCGTCGTGCCGCTGCTCCTCGGCGACGGCTACCACCGCACCGTCGACATCCCGGCCGTCGCCCGCCGCTTCGACTGCGCGGTCACCCGCGGGCTGAGCGGCGAGCACGCGGTGGCCCTCGCCCTGTACGACCGGCTGCGGGCCGCGGAACGGGCGGCCGGCGGCCCGGCGGACGCGGTGGTCGTCGCCGGGGCGGGCTCCTCCCGGCCGGGCGGCGGCGACGGCACCCTCGCGGCGGTCCGGCAGCTGGGCCTGCTCCTGCCGGTCCCGGTCACGGCCGCGTACTGCTCGGCGAGCACCCCTGCGCCGGCCGAGGCGGTCGCGCTGCTGCACGCCCGCGGCTTCCGCCGGGTCGCGGTGGCCACCCACCTCCTCGCTCCTGGCCGCTTCACGCGCGCGCTGGCCGCGGTCCCGGGCACCTGGGCGGTCGCGGCCCCGATCGCCGACCACACGCGCGTGGCCCGGCTGGTGGGGGCGCGGTACGCGGGGGCGGGAGCGGGAACGGAGGGCCGCGGGTGGCGGCACGTGAGGTCCCCTCGGCGGCTCCGGGCCCGACCCGATTCGCGTGGCATGTGA
- a CDS encoding low temperature requirement protein A: protein MTQPFLPLTARSREESHRASTPLELFFDLCFVVAVAQAGAELVHAVAEGHAGEGILNYAMIFFAIWWAWMNFTWFASAYDNDDVPYRVVTLVQIAGVLILAAGVSRAFEDHDFLIVFIGYVVMRLALASQWLRAAHHATDPAERTMCRRYAGGVVVVQIGWSALLFAPEAALPWVFLVMALAEMAVPLVAERDAPSTWHPHHIAERYGLFTIIVLGETVAAATVAVKTGIAENDALGEVLPIAAGGLLLVFAAWWIYFVVPAHNRLTSSREAFRWGYGHYVIFAAAAAVGAGLEIAVEEAVGKAHISTLAASSAVTIPSAVFLLSVWLLHARYFKVGIAQQLVLPVSALAILMCSFAGRWAVLAAGVVAAATVAAGVTLTARNPATRPGTGTGPGTGAPTG from the coding sequence ATGACACAACCGTTCCTCCCCCTCACCGCGCGCTCCCGCGAGGAGTCGCACCGGGCGTCCACGCCCCTGGAGCTCTTCTTCGACCTGTGTTTCGTCGTCGCCGTCGCCCAGGCGGGCGCGGAACTCGTGCACGCGGTCGCCGAGGGACACGCGGGCGAGGGGATCCTCAACTACGCGATGATCTTCTTCGCGATCTGGTGGGCGTGGATGAACTTCACGTGGTTCGCCTCGGCCTACGACAACGACGACGTGCCGTACCGCGTCGTCACCCTCGTCCAGATCGCGGGCGTGCTCATCCTCGCGGCCGGGGTCTCGCGGGCCTTCGAGGACCACGACTTCCTCATCGTCTTCATCGGCTACGTCGTCATGCGGCTCGCGCTCGCCTCGCAGTGGCTGCGGGCCGCGCACCACGCCACCGATCCCGCCGAGCGGACGATGTGCCGACGGTACGCGGGCGGGGTCGTCGTCGTGCAGATCGGCTGGAGCGCGCTGCTCTTCGCGCCGGAGGCGGCCCTCCCGTGGGTCTTCCTCGTGATGGCGCTGGCCGAGATGGCCGTGCCCCTGGTCGCCGAGAGGGACGCGCCCAGCACGTGGCACCCGCACCACATCGCGGAGCGGTACGGCCTGTTCACCATCATCGTGCTCGGTGAGACGGTCGCCGCGGCGACGGTGGCCGTGAAGACGGGCATCGCCGAGAACGACGCCCTGGGCGAGGTGCTGCCGATCGCCGCGGGCGGTCTGCTGCTCGTCTTCGCCGCCTGGTGGATCTACTTCGTCGTGCCCGCGCACAACCGGCTGACCTCCAGCCGTGAGGCCTTCCGTTGGGGGTACGGCCACTACGTGATCTTCGCCGCGGCCGCGGCCGTCGGCGCGGGCCTGGAGATCGCCGTGGAGGAGGCCGTGGGCAAGGCCCACATCTCCACGCTCGCCGCCTCGTCGGCGGTGACGATCCCGTCCGCCGTGTTCCTGCTGTCCGTCTGGCTCCTCCACGCCCGCTACTTCAAGGTCGGGATCGCGCAGCAACTCGTCCTCCCCGTCTCGGCGCTCGCGATCCTGATGTGCTCGTTCGCGGGCCGCTGGGCGGTCCTGGCCGCGGGTGTCGTCGCGGCGGCGACGGTCGCGGCCGGTGTGACCCTGACGGCGAGGAACCCGGCGACACGGCCGGGGACGGGGACCGGTCCGGGAACCGGTGCGCCGACCGGCTGA
- a CDS encoding P1 family peptidase gives MTQPERHGTTDSITDVRGLRVGHARVEGDGALSGTTVVLAPAGGAVAAVDVRGGGPGTRETDALDPRNVVQRIDAVVLTGGSAYGLDAASGVMAWLEERHRGVRVGPDPSHVVPVVPAACVFDLGRGGDFAARPGPATGRAAAEAADAGGDHAHVETGAVGAGTGAVVGGLRGGVGTASTVLESGITVGALVVVNAVGSAVDPATGALYGSYWSYGSDEGFGSSSDGGPPSFPDPEVHRAALRRLARAREAAAPPPLNTTLAVVATDAVLTRAQARKVAGTAHDGIARALRPVHLMNDGDTVFTLATGARELPEAPGPLALNAILEAGADLVTRAIVRAVLAAPGGLRGPGGDFPSYRELYGGPHGPNRPRPDPYSR, from the coding sequence ATGACACAGCCCGAACGGCACGGGACGACGGACTCGATCACCGATGTGCGCGGTCTGCGGGTGGGGCACGCGCGCGTGGAGGGCGACGGCGCGCTGAGCGGCACGACGGTGGTGCTCGCGCCGGCCGGCGGGGCGGTCGCCGCCGTGGACGTGCGGGGCGGCGGGCCGGGCACGCGGGAGACGGACGCGCTCGACCCGCGCAACGTGGTCCAGCGGATCGACGCCGTCGTACTGACCGGCGGCAGCGCGTACGGCCTCGATGCGGCGTCCGGGGTGATGGCCTGGCTGGAGGAGCGGCACCGGGGCGTGCGGGTGGGTCCCGATCCGTCCCACGTCGTGCCGGTCGTGCCCGCCGCGTGCGTCTTCGACCTGGGCCGGGGTGGTGACTTCGCGGCCAGGCCGGGTCCGGCGACGGGGCGGGCGGCGGCGGAGGCGGCCGACGCGGGCGGGGACCACGCGCACGTGGAGACGGGCGCGGTCGGCGCGGGCACCGGCGCCGTGGTCGGCGGCCTCCGGGGCGGGGTGGGCACGGCGAGCACCGTCCTGGAGTCGGGGATCACCGTCGGCGCGCTCGTGGTGGTGAACGCGGTGGGATCGGCCGTCGACCCCGCCACGGGTGCCCTGTACGGGAGCTACTGGAGCTACGGGAGTGACGAGGGGTTCGGGAGCTCCTCCGACGGCGGCCCGCCCTCCTTCCCCGATCCGGAGGTGCACCGGGCCGCGCTCCGGCGGCTCGCCCGGGCCCGGGAGGCGGCGGCCCCGCCCCCGCTGAACACCACGCTCGCGGTCGTCGCGACCGACGCCGTGCTGACCCGCGCACAGGCGCGGAAGGTCGCGGGCACGGCGCACGACGGCATCGCGCGCGCCCTGCGCCCGGTGCACCTCATGAACGACGGCGACACGGTCTTCACCCTCGCCACGGGGGCGCGCGAACTACCGGAGGCTCCCGGTCCGCTGGCCCTGAACGCGATCCTGGAGGCCGGCGCGGACCTCGTGACGCGGGCGATCGTCCGGGCGGTGCTCGCGGCCCCCGGCGGACTGCGCGGGCCGGGCGGCGACTTCCCCTCGTACCGTGAGCTCTACGGCGGTCCGCACGGCCCGAACCGACCGCGACCGGATCCGTACTCCCGGTAA
- a CDS encoding DUF6227 family protein, whose product MSDPGTTLSKHRVTCGDGLETLLNDPQDPHDPYETTETHVERLLGRALNSFDLPDSTVERLGTALAHSSALHSSHHSASLHRATYRHTYLLSDGSALSLWELTHDAGRDGAEQHELYTEESEARLAASRLPSGPLPGWTAEQADGRALDEDDDLELLSTLLARPIPAQPRMYVPDNSADHARRVLRRAENADRPGEATARRLRLAFAHHITQAFGRHCPVEGGRDAGFTLYEHQFLLLDGSEASLWEVEHTATPDGRHMCEVYEDERAARDAMESRSRVR is encoded by the coding sequence ATGTCGGACCCAGGGACTACGTTAAGCAAGCACCGAGTGACATGCGGCGACGGCCTGGAGACCCTCTTGAACGATCCGCAGGATCCTCACGATCCGTACGAGACGACCGAGACGCACGTTGAGCGCCTCCTCGGCCGGGCGCTCAACTCCTTCGATCTGCCCGACTCGACCGTCGAGCGCCTCGGCACGGCGCTCGCCCACTCCAGCGCGCTCCATTCCTCGCACCACAGCGCGTCGCTGCACCGCGCCACCTACCGCCACACGTATCTGCTGAGCGACGGCTCCGCCCTCAGCCTCTGGGAGCTGACGCACGACGCCGGCCGGGACGGCGCCGAGCAGCACGAGCTGTACACCGAGGAGTCGGAGGCCCGGCTCGCCGCCTCGCGCCTCCCCAGCGGCCCCCTGCCCGGCTGGACCGCCGAGCAAGCGGACGGCCGCGCCCTGGACGAGGACGACGACCTGGAGCTGCTGAGCACGCTGCTCGCCCGCCCCATACCCGCCCAGCCCCGGATGTACGTGCCGGACAACTCCGCCGACCACGCGCGCCGCGTCCTGCGGCGCGCGGAGAACGCGGACCGGCCGGGCGAGGCGACGGCCCGCCGGCTCCGGCTGGCCTTCGCCCACCACATCACCCAGGCCTTCGGCCGCCACTGCCCGGTGGAGGGGGGCCGGGACGCCGGATTCACCCTCTACGAGCACCAGTTCCTGCTGCTCGACGGCAGCGAGGCCAGTCTCTGGGAGGTCGAGCACACGGCGACACCGGACGGACGCCATATGTGCGAGGTGTACGAGGACGAGAGGGCGGCCCGCGACGCGATGGAGTCCCGCTCCCGGGTCCGCTGA
- a CDS encoding MFS transporter, which produces MSAHDADGVTTDAAPTDTSDKRRWIALAIVMTAAFMDLVDATIVNIAIPSIERDLGASFGAIQWITAGYALAFAAGLITGGRLGDIYGRKRLFLLGTAGFTLASALCGFAANQEMLVGSRLLQGAAAAMMVPQVLSIIHVTFPAHERGKVFGMFGAIIGLGAVSGPLLGALLTQWNIAGLEWRPIFLINLPVGIAGLLLGRKFITESKAPKALRLDIVGVLLVTAALLMLIYPLTRGRELDWPVWGHLMMAGSLVVFGALVAYEKYKTKKDGSPLVELSLFKVKSFAAGIAVQLTFGVVMGIFFLVWTLYMQIGLGWSPLRAGLTGVPFSIAVSTAAGLSVQKLVPRFGRKVLQAGALTMIAGVLLYLFEAGRYGTGIESWQMIPPLVVMGLGMGLIVAPLTDAVLSEVPKEHAGSASGLINTTGQMGNALGLGLVSVVFFGVIDGKPAPKSPTEAGLAFADAFQNAMGWVAGVLVVIFLVMFALPAKPKQHLEGGEDGASDGDDGDVVIEKEPVLTH; this is translated from the coding sequence ATGAGTGCACACGACGCCGACGGCGTCACCACGGACGCGGCCCCCACGGACACGAGCGACAAGCGGCGCTGGATAGCCCTGGCCATCGTCATGACGGCCGCCTTCATGGATCTGGTCGACGCCACGATCGTCAACATCGCGATCCCCAGCATCGAGCGGGACCTCGGCGCCTCCTTCGGGGCCATCCAGTGGATCACCGCCGGGTACGCGCTCGCGTTCGCCGCCGGTCTGATCACGGGCGGTCGGCTCGGTGACATCTACGGTCGCAAGCGGCTCTTCCTCCTCGGCACGGCGGGCTTCACGCTCGCCTCCGCCCTCTGCGGCTTCGCGGCCAACCAGGAGATGCTGGTCGGTTCGCGCCTGCTCCAGGGCGCGGCGGCCGCGATGATGGTGCCGCAGGTGCTGTCGATCATCCACGTCACCTTCCCCGCGCACGAGCGCGGCAAGGTCTTCGGCATGTTCGGCGCGATCATCGGTCTGGGCGCGGTCTCCGGCCCGCTGCTCGGCGCGCTGCTCACGCAGTGGAACATCGCGGGCCTCGAATGGCGCCCGATCTTCCTCATCAACCTGCCGGTCGGCATCGCCGGTCTGCTCCTGGGCCGCAAGTTCATCACGGAGTCGAAGGCCCCGAAGGCACTCCGTCTCGACATCGTCGGCGTGCTCCTGGTGACGGCCGCGCTGCTGATGCTGATCTACCCGCTGACGCGCGGGCGTGAGCTGGACTGGCCGGTGTGGGGCCACCTGATGATGGCCGGCAGCCTGGTCGTCTTCGGCGCGCTCGTCGCGTACGAGAAGTACAAGACGAAGAAGGACGGCTCGCCGCTCGTCGAGCTGTCGCTGTTCAAGGTGAAGAGCTTCGCGGCGGGCATCGCGGTGCAGCTGACCTTCGGCGTCGTGATGGGCATCTTCTTCCTGGTCTGGACGCTGTACATGCAGATCGGCCTCGGCTGGAGCCCGCTGCGGGCGGGTCTGACCGGTGTGCCGTTCTCCATCGCGGTGTCGACGGCCGCCGGCCTCTCGGTGCAGAAGCTGGTGCCGCGCTTCGGCCGGAAGGTGCTCCAGGCGGGCGCGCTGACGATGATCGCGGGCGTGCTGCTCTACCTCTTCGAGGCGGGCCGGTACGGCACGGGCATCGAGTCCTGGCAGATGATCCCGCCGCTGGTGGTCATGGGTCTGGGCATGGGCCTGATCGTGGCGCCGCTGACGGACGCGGTGCTCTCGGAGGTGCCGAAGGAGCACGCGGGCTCGGCGTCGGGCCTGATCAACACGACCGGTCAGATGGGCAACGCGCTCGGACTCGGCCTGGTGTCGGTGGTCTTCTTCGGCGTGATCGACGGCAAGCCGGCCCCGAAGTCCCCGACGGAGGCGGGCCTTGCGTTCGCCGACGCCTTCCAGAACGCGATGGGCTGGGTGGCCGGCGTGCTCGTCGTGATCTTCCTGGTGATGTTCGCGCTTCCGGCGAAGCCGAAGCAGCACCTGGAGGGCGGCGAGGACGGCGCCTCCGACGGTGACGACGGCGACGTGGTGATCGAGAAGGAGCCGGTGTTGACGCACTGA